One part of the Alistipes onderdonkii genome encodes these proteins:
- a CDS encoding fimbrillin family protein, whose protein sequence is MKIQNIYHLLQAALLLLLAASCTQEEFPAAQDKARQLTISVTDGGYNTSAVDGKITRAVENGYTTEFTEGDACGLFMIRGLYSDKKMIYSNVKLTAERDAATGSLVWKPEAGTTLEGGLSDEEYYLYYPYKADLDDTVISNLLELAITKPQLPFFYPLVNRWPVEVDQSSYADYTASDLMTASCTPTLENGKLRLDFVMAHELPLVVIEMPKTVYKFTDARIPDYTVPSAATFTSAAEPLRMADGTYRYLVPPSMPAIWGSYDDGDREFTINTSAPHPIKGEYKRYKVDGAVETIRNYILQVGDFFLADGNLMPNYAEADEVRTVNVVGIVFQTDPKRIGQAEKNKLGGNVHGLVMAVKNATTFQSWGLFGTDEDLAKCETKARNYSDISGYGNCEHIRANRGNFDRYPAFKAADGYNTTCPVPTTTTGWYLPASGQWWDILQNLGGCTALAKPDEQASSQDDDFGWSGQGDVPAALNAWMEKIATDSKDNFRSGRWFWSSSEYSEFFARYWYVQSNGRVGCYWDRKDGSSVGVRPVLAF, encoded by the coding sequence ATGAAGATACAAAACATATACCACCTCTTGCAAGCCGCATTGCTCCTGCTGCTTGCCGCCTCCTGCACGCAAGAAGAGTTCCCTGCCGCACAAGACAAGGCGCGGCAACTCACCATCTCCGTTACCGACGGGGGATACAATACATCGGCTGTGGACGGTAAAATCACCCGTGCCGTGGAGAACGGCTACACCACCGAGTTCACCGAGGGCGATGCCTGCGGACTTTTCATGATCCGCGGCTTATACTCGGATAAGAAGATGATTTATTCCAACGTGAAACTCACCGCAGAGAGGGATGCCGCCACGGGAAGCCTCGTTTGGAAGCCCGAGGCCGGTACGACACTTGAGGGAGGGCTGTCGGACGAGGAATACTACCTCTACTACCCCTATAAAGCGGACTTGGACGACACGGTCATAAGCAATCTGTTAGAACTCGCAATTACGAAACCCCAATTACCCTTCTTCTATCCGCTTGTTAATCGCTGGCCGGTGGAGGTCGACCAAAGTTCGTATGCGGATTACACCGCTTCCGACCTGATGACAGCTTCTTGCACACCCACATTGGAAAATGGTAAACTTCGGCTCGATTTCGTCATGGCTCACGAATTACCCTTGGTCGTTATCGAGATGCCGAAGACCGTATATAAGTTTACCGATGCCCGGATTCCCGACTACACCGTGCCTTCTGCCGCCACGTTCACAAGTGCTGCCGAGCCGCTGCGCATGGCCGATGGTACATACCGCTACTTGGTGCCCCCGTCCATGCCTGCTATCTGGGGAAGTTATGACGATGGGGACAGGGAGTTTACCATCAACACGTCCGCACCACACCCTATCAAAGGGGAATACAAGAGATACAAGGTGGACGGCGCAGTGGAAACCATAAGGAACTACATTTTGCAGGTCGGTGATTTCTTCCTCGCCGATGGCAACCTGATGCCGAATTATGCCGAAGCAGACGAAGTACGGACAGTCAATGTGGTAGGCATAGTTTTCCAAACCGACCCGAAGCGTATCGGTCAGGCAGAAAAAAATAAGTTGGGCGGCAATGTCCACGGTCTTGTCATGGCTGTGAAGAATGCTACGACATTCCAATCGTGGGGACTATTTGGTACAGACGAGGATCTGGCGAAATGCGAGACGAAAGCCCGGAACTACAGCGACATCAGTGGTTACGGCAATTGCGAGCATATCCGCGCCAATCGCGGAAACTTCGACCGTTATCCCGCCTTCAAGGCCGCCGACGGCTACAACACGACCTGCCCGGTTCCCACGACTACTACCGGCTGGTATCTTCCTGCATCAGGTCAGTGGTGGGACATCCTGCAAAATTTGGGCGGTTGTACGGCTTTGGCAAAGCCGGATGAACAAGCCTCATCGCAAGACGATGATTTCGGTTGGTCAGGTCAAGGCGATGTTCCCGCTGCTTTAAACGCATGGATGGAGAAAATTGCCACAGACAGCAAGGATAATTTTAGAAGCGGTAGGTGGTTTTGGTCGTCTTCGGAGTACTCGGAATTCTTCGCACGGTACTGGTACGTGCAATCCAATGGTCGCGTGGGCTGTTACTGGGACCGTAAGGACGGCAGCAGCGTCGGTGTGCGTCCCGTCCTTGCTTTCTGA
- a CDS encoding fimbrillin family protein: protein MKIIRNIARRPWPRIGGWLPVMMLICGVLASCSSEDESTAPLPDGKYPLQLTAEVAQPQTRAGGKDAWTGGEEIRVSLEGVFGNKTYVMDASGNASPKDADNAFYWKNTDEARVSAWTPDIEPETDISDQSGGYAAFDVLYASAIGRYDQAINLRFIHRMAKIEVILKAGEGITEEELEGATVTIFGDPLTHSTAGLVSPGDQSDGEIKPYYDAATKKYEALVPPQDMTGKPLIRISIGSNDFTYTPETEAAGKFGFFGGKRYAYTITVKANGIDVQSVTSGTWVANGEENVTSKRVKQRFTADELKIGDYFYSDGTWSDGGLRKIYADGSMHIDYYKPVPLRGKTVVGIVFQTDKSRIGKKEKEKLGGENKAHGLVMAVKNANAAEKVIWSNESRYLDFLNDCVSKSNNYSDISGYGNCESIRSLEGNFDKYPALQAVDGYNTTCPVPTTTTGWYLPSSGQWWDILQNLGGCPALADGYQQTSSDINEFFWSNQGNVPDALNKWMWGIDGWDKFSYYHQFWSSSKFKGNTMRYWVANSDDGWISCRWGNVNFQLYVRPVLAF from the coding sequence ATGAAAATAATAAGGAACATAGCGAGAAGGCCGTGGCCGCGCATCGGCGGCTGGTTGCCGGTTATGATGCTCATCTGTGGGGTGCTCGCTTCCTGTAGCAGTGAGGATGAAAGCACCGCGCCCCTGCCCGACGGCAAGTACCCGCTGCAACTGACGGCGGAGGTGGCGCAGCCGCAGACCCGCGCCGGAGGTAAGGATGCGTGGACGGGCGGCGAGGAGATTAGAGTGTCACTGGAAGGCGTGTTTGGTAACAAAACATACGTGATGGACGCATCGGGCAATGCAAGCCCGAAGGATGCCGATAATGCCTTCTATTGGAAGAACACCGATGAAGCCCGCGTCAGTGCATGGACCCCGGACATAGAACCGGAAACGGATATTTCCGACCAAAGTGGCGGGTACGCCGCTTTCGATGTCCTGTACGCCAGTGCCATAGGGCGTTATGACCAAGCCATAAATCTCCGTTTCATCCACCGCATGGCGAAAATCGAAGTAATTCTCAAAGCTGGCGAAGGCATTACGGAAGAGGAGTTGGAGGGTGCGACCGTCACCATTTTCGGAGACCCGCTAACGCACTCAACCGCCGGCTTGGTATCACCGGGTGACCAATCGGACGGCGAGATAAAGCCCTATTACGATGCCGCAACGAAGAAATACGAGGCGTTAGTGCCGCCGCAGGATATGACGGGCAAGCCGCTCATCCGAATCAGCATAGGCAGCAATGACTTTACCTACACTCCCGAAACAGAAGCTGCCGGCAAATTTGGGTTTTTCGGTGGCAAGCGGTATGCCTACACCATCACCGTGAAAGCCAACGGCATTGATGTGCAGTCGGTGACCAGTGGCACGTGGGTTGCAAATGGCGAGGAGAACGTCACCTCCAAAAGGGTAAAGCAAAGATTCACGGCGGATGAACTTAAAATCGGTGACTACTTCTACTCCGACGGTACGTGGAGCGACGGCGGATTGCGCAAAATCTATGCTGACGGCAGCATGCATATAGACTATTATAAACCCGTCCCTTTACGTGGCAAGACAGTCGTCGGCATTGTTTTTCAGACGGACAAGAGCCGTATCGGTAAAAAGGAAAAGGAGAAGTTGGGCGGTGAAAACAAGGCGCATGGACTGGTTATGGCCGTTAAAAACGCAAACGCAGCAGAGAAAGTCATATGGAGCAACGAATCGAGGTACTTGGATTTTCTGAATGACTGCGTATCCAAATCCAATAATTATTCTGACATCAGCGGATACGGCAATTGTGAATCTATCCGTAGTTTAGAGGGCAACTTCGACAAGTATCCCGCATTACAGGCTGTTGATGGTTACAACACGACTTGCCCTGTCCCCACGACCACGACCGGCTGGTATCTTCCTTCCTCTGGCCAGTGGTGGGACATACTGCAGAATCTGGGCGGTTGTCCGGCTTTGGCGGATGGATATCAGCAAACCTCGTCAGACATCAATGAATTCTTCTGGTCGAACCAAGGAAATGTTCCCGACGCTTTGAATAAATGGATGTGGGGTATCGACGGTTGGGACAAATTCTCCTATTACCATCAGTTTTGGTCGTCTTCGAAGTTCAAGGGCAACACAATGCGGTATTGGGTAGCAAATTCTGATGATGGATGGATAAGCTGCCGATGGGGTAATGTTAATTTCCAGCTCTATGTTCGTCCCGTCCTTGCTTTCTAA
- a CDS encoding fimbrillin family protein: protein MTMNMRFFIIAAAATLLAACTQENEVQNNPEEARITAGVSGPKTRAVDNGWNADRIGVMVVDAPGTTTTMGGKYKNVGYATTSTGTNADFTPMTAGGGIFFEDAFLEFTFAAYAPYASGANASTLPGTDGKITVNTSNQPTTTEQEKVDYIHATGAKADKDSPTVSFTDNTAAGGSDCSFKHKMARLILKVQVSNTDGFDDTAVLEFADYKLGGLVHEGTFDVKTGTAATAGSVVSDWMLRQCTGAPKTATDKCVATFDAATGVMTFTMILLPQTLANALVLEISPDDGEYQSYSNKDMIKPALEAGYSYTYTITVKKTGLTLSGSTIENWNDGGSHAGDAKM from the coding sequence ATGACAATGAACATGAGGTTTTTCATTATTGCAGCAGCGGCAACGCTATTGGCTGCGTGTACACAAGAGAACGAGGTACAGAACAATCCGGAGGAAGCACGAATCACGGCAGGCGTGAGCGGGCCGAAGACCCGTGCTGTGGACAACGGGTGGAACGCCGACCGAATCGGCGTGATGGTGGTGGATGCCCCTGGCACGACCACGACCATGGGCGGCAAGTACAAGAACGTGGGATACGCGACCACGAGCACCGGCACCAACGCGGACTTCACCCCGATGACGGCGGGTGGCGGCATCTTCTTCGAGGACGCTTTCCTCGAGTTTACTTTTGCCGCCTACGCGCCTTACGCATCGGGCGCAAACGCCTCCACCCTGCCTGGTACAGACGGGAAGATTACGGTAAATACAAGCAACCAGCCCACGACCACGGAACAGGAGAAGGTGGACTACATCCATGCCACGGGAGCCAAGGCCGATAAAGACAGCCCGACCGTCAGCTTCACGGACAACACCGCCGCGGGCGGCAGCGACTGCTCCTTCAAGCACAAGATGGCCCGTCTTATCCTCAAGGTGCAGGTGTCGAACACCGACGGTTTCGACGACACTGCCGTGCTGGAATTCGCCGACTACAAGCTGGGCGGCCTGGTTCACGAGGGAACGTTCGATGTGAAGACCGGTACCGCCGCGACCGCGGGCAGCGTTGTGAGCGACTGGATGTTACGCCAGTGCACCGGTGCCCCGAAGACGGCCACGGACAAGTGCGTGGCAACCTTTGACGCCGCCACGGGCGTGATGACTTTCACCATGATCCTGCTCCCGCAGACACTCGCCAACGCTTTGGTGCTTGAGATATCTCCCGATGACGGGGAATACCAGAGCTACTCCAACAAGGACATGATCAAACCCGCGTTGGAGGCCGGTTATTCTTATACCTACACCATCACGGTGAAGAAGACGGGGCTGACCCTTAGCGGAAGCACCATCGAAAACTGGAACGACGGTGGTAGCCACGCGGGTGATGCAAAAATGTAG
- a CDS encoding FimB/Mfa2 family fimbrial subunit has translation MNTTTIIRQIKEYMGAYGKAYALLYLIGAVTILTSCVKDDLYDTPHPDRGAVVVTTDWSGKSTEADIPQAYTLRIGGREQNVSAATNVFDALLAPGGYGLTVYNSPKGVSIDGNKATVNPVDLTGAIEPHPGYLFASHQDISVVADDTLHVTAPMRQYVRRLDIELTATEGDYSRVQSATATLSGVASAADMATGDRSVAAQVTNAFRQDDNKFTIFFRLLGIVPTETHTLTVDITFNNGDTQRVVSDLTEAIRDFNNGTKPVKLTGNLLLPVEAGVTGATITGWNEVESGNGDAN, from the coding sequence ATGAATACAACGACAATCATACGACAGATAAAGGAATATATGGGAGCATACGGAAAGGCTTATGCCTTATTATATCTAATAGGTGCGGTGACCATACTGACCTCGTGCGTGAAGGACGACCTCTATGACACGCCGCACCCCGACCGTGGGGCGGTGGTCGTAACCACGGACTGGAGCGGAAAGAGCACCGAGGCGGACATACCGCAGGCATACACACTGCGCATCGGCGGGAGGGAACAGAACGTGAGCGCGGCGACCAACGTGTTCGACGCGCTGCTCGCGCCCGGTGGCTACGGTCTGACGGTGTACAACTCCCCGAAGGGGGTTAGTATCGACGGAAACAAGGCAACGGTGAATCCGGTGGATCTGACGGGTGCAATAGAGCCGCACCCCGGCTACCTCTTCGCCTCGCACCAGGACATCAGCGTCGTGGCGGACGACACCCTGCACGTCACCGCCCCGATGAGACAATACGTGCGCAGGCTCGACATCGAACTGACCGCCACGGAAGGCGACTACAGCCGTGTACAGTCGGCTACGGCAACGCTCTCCGGCGTGGCTTCGGCAGCGGATATGGCAACAGGCGACCGGAGTGTAGCGGCACAAGTAACAAACGCTTTCAGGCAGGACGACAACAAGTTCACAATCTTTTTCCGACTGCTCGGCATCGTCCCGACGGAAACGCATACGCTGACGGTGGACATCACTTTCAACAACGGTGACACGCAGCGGGTAGTGAGCGACCTTACCGAGGCCATAAGGGACTTCAATAACGGCACCAAACCGGTTAAACTCACGGGTAATCTGCTTTTGCCCGTAGAGGCCGGGGTAACGGGCGCAACCATCACGGGCTGGAACGAGGTAGAAAGCGGCAATGGGGATGCTAACTGA
- a CDS encoding DUF3575 domain-containing protein has translation MSKRILFFILFSWLASAAFPAFAQQKTDTVYTFRFVPQKDMFYVPWNGNGQELTRLLECIESNKPDIVEGRLPLYVDGYCNSGKSERASLAIAKIRSNRVKSELITRKGLRENNFITRNHASDGDFVTVRIILPKEKVPAIVEDTHPGYEEEKEQSLRENDKATETIQDAEETKASFGQENQPESVLPASSTTLGLSLRANLLRWATFTPDLGIEWRINPSWGISVNGSWTSWSWNEKDRRYALWEVAPEFRHYIGKEKRGYLGVMFKTGQFNYKLSATGKQGDLTGGGITGGYQLKLNNALSMDFSLGLGYIHADYDKYVVINGVRVRRGSETKNWWGPVSAGVTLVWNIF, from the coding sequence ATGAGCAAAAGAATCCTATTCTTCATTTTGTTTTCGTGGCTGGCATCGGCAGCTTTTCCGGCTTTTGCGCAGCAGAAAACAGACACAGTTTACACCTTCCGCTTCGTGCCGCAGAAGGACATGTTCTATGTGCCATGGAACGGTAATGGTCAAGAACTTACGCGCCTTCTAGAGTGCATCGAAAGTAACAAACCGGACATAGTGGAGGGACGGCTGCCTCTTTACGTGGACGGATACTGTAATTCCGGCAAGTCGGAACGGGCAAGCCTTGCCATTGCGAAGATACGTTCCAACCGTGTGAAATCAGAGTTGATTACCCGGAAAGGACTGCGTGAAAACAACTTCATCACCCGTAACCATGCCTCGGATGGCGACTTCGTGACGGTGCGTATCATACTGCCGAAAGAGAAAGTGCCGGCTATTGTGGAGGATACACATCCCGGTTACGAGGAAGAAAAGGAACAGTCACTCCGTGAAAACGACAAGGCTACAGAAACAATCCAAGACGCAGAGGAGACAAAGGCATCCTTCGGACAGGAAAATCAGCCTGAATCCGTACTGCCGGCATCATCCACAACTTTGGGATTATCACTGCGTGCCAACCTGCTGCGTTGGGCGACGTTCACGCCCGACCTCGGCATCGAGTGGCGCATCAACCCGTCATGGGGAATATCCGTGAACGGATCGTGGACTTCGTGGTCGTGGAATGAAAAGGACAGAAGATACGCCCTTTGGGAAGTGGCTCCCGAATTCCGCCATTATATAGGTAAGGAGAAGCGTGGCTACCTTGGGGTAATGTTCAAGACCGGGCAGTTCAATTATAAGCTCTCCGCGACAGGTAAACAGGGAGACCTTACGGGTGGAGGCATCACCGGAGGCTACCAACTGAAATTGAACAATGCCCTCTCGATGGACTTCTCCTTAGGGTTGGGCTATATCCATGCCGACTATGACAAGTATGTGGTCATCAACGGCGTGAGGGTAAGGCGCGGCAGCGAAACAAAGAACTGGTGGGGCCCCGTCTCGGCGGGTGTCACCCTGGTGTGGAACATCTTTTAG